CCTGACGTACCTCAATGTACTCACCAACACCGAGATGTTCTCATTCTTCGGTGGACTCGCGGTGATCGCTGCATTGATCTGGGGTAGCCACACCATCAAGGTGCTCTGCAGCTACGGTATCGGAACAGGTGTCCCGTCCGCAGGTATGATTGCATTCGGCTCCGGTGTCATTGCCATGCTGCTTGCAACCAAGTTCGGCATCCTGGCCCCCATCGTAGCACTCGTCCTTGCAGCCATCATCGGGTTCATCCTCGGGTATGTTTCCAACAACATCCTGAACATGAAGATCCCGGCAATGGTTCAGGCACTCACTGAAATGGCAGTTGTCGGTGCACTCACGCTCATGGGATTTGCCGCACTCATCACCGGCGGATTCACATTCGCTGGCCTGACCTCGACCAAAATCTCCGTCATGGGCATGACCCTCATGACCCACCAGAACTCGTTCCTCGGTGGATGCCTGATTGCAGTCGCATTCCTGCTCGGGGCAATCGCAATCCAGCACCCGTTCAACGCGTGCCTGGGACCCGGCTGGAAACAGGACCGCATGCTCATGCTCACCGCAGAATGCGGGTTCCTCTCGATGCTCGTTGCAGCAGTCATGTCCTTTGCATTCGTCAGCACAGGTTCAGCAATCATCTCGCTCATCATCGCCATCATCGGCTGGGTCTACACGTACCAGCAGTACATGGAGCTCTCGAAGCGCGATGCAGCAGCCTGGCTTGACTCAAAGCCGATTCCGGACGTGGAGGGACACTGATATGGCATACATTCAGGTACTCCCCGAGTTCGGCCTTGTGGCTGACCCCATGCTCGGTATCATTACCTCTGCCGGAGAATCCCTCTCACCCGTGATTGAGAAGGTCGCAGTCCTTGAGGCAACCAGCGACGACCTCGTCAACATGCTCTCAGGAGAAGGCAACCTGCTCGCATCATTCCCGGGCAGGGATAACGGTCTTGCAATCGGTGGAACAATCAACTCGTTCTGGTACGGGATTGCGATCGGACTACTCATTGCAGGAGTCATTGCATTCCAGCTGATCAAGGTGCACTAACATGGCAGACAAGAAATCACCAGCAAGTGGCTGGCCGCTCATCAAGGGTGACTTCCACTCAGGCGACGCAAACAGCCCCGTAGCTGTTGTCACCATGGGTTCTCACCTCGATGAACAGGGCATCTGCGATGCCGGCGCGGCACTCTGCGGATCCTGTAAGACCGAGAACCTCGGTCTTGAGAAGGTCATCGCCAACGTTATCGCCAACCCCAATATCAGGTTCGTCCTGTTCTGTGGTACTGAAGTCAAGGGCCACCTATCAGGCCAGACCTTCGGTGCACTCCACAAGGGCGGCGTCAAGGACGGCAGAGTCGTCGGCGCTGAAGGTGCTATCCCCTTCATCGAGAACCTCACTGACGTTAATATCAAGCGCTTCCA
Above is a window of uncultured Methanoregula sp. DNA encoding:
- the mtrC gene encoding tetrahydromethanopterin S-methyltransferase subunit C gives rise to the protein MSVKVEVIEGGIPHSKIMIAGLISTLVCLYLTYLNVLTNTEMFSFFGGLAVIAALIWGSHTIKVLCSYGIGTGVPSAGMIAFGSGVIAMLLATKFGILAPIVALVLAAIIGFILGYVSNNILNMKIPAMVQALTEMAVVGALTLMGFAALITGGFTFAGLTSTKISVMGMTLMTHQNSFLGGCLIAVAFLLGAIAIQHPFNACLGPGWKQDRMLMLTAECGFLSMLVAAVMSFAFVSTGSAIISLIIAIIGWVYTYQQYMELSKRDAAAWLDSKPIPDVEGH
- the mtrB gene encoding tetrahydromethanopterin S-methyltransferase subunit B, which encodes MAYIQVLPEFGLVADPMLGIITSAGESLSPVIEKVAVLEATSDDLVNMLSGEGNLLASFPGRDNGLAIGGTINSFWYGIAIGLLIAGVIAFQLIKVH
- the mtrA gene encoding tetrahydromethanopterin S-methyltransferase subunit A; translated protein: MADKKSPASGWPLIKGDFHSGDANSPVAVVTMGSHLDEQGICDAGAALCGSCKTENLGLEKVIANVIANPNIRFVLFCGTEVKGHLSGQTFGALHKGGVKDGRVVGAEGAIPFIENLTDVNIKRFQEQTEIVNIMESEDIGAIKAKINELKARDPGAFAAEAMVVEVKEAAGGAEEAGGEARPLSGEMALITARMKVIEKMVTDIGYRDKFAAGVYAGKIEGLMIGLIISFALVGFLMLG